The DNA window GAAACTAGGGCTATGTTATTGCCAATAAATTTTGTTCTCtttcttcaaaattattttttgcaATAGCTTAGAGTTTAGAATTTAGCTAGATTCTAAATTTTGGGTTTGCTATTAAATTTTGCCGGTTTTGTTTGATGTTCGAATTAAAAATATTGTGCTTATTTGTCCCTCTTTTAGGTTAAACCTTTTCTTATAAGCAAAAGGGAATATATTAACAAGCACTAGAGGTGCTCAACCTAGACAAGGTTACAAGAAGGagtaaaaaaaaagcataaaccTCCAACCGGATGCAACCGGGTAAAAAATTACCCAAGCAAACTACCTAAAAAACGGTCTCGAATCGATACACCAATCCGGCCAAAGTAAAGTGTCATTCACCTTAGAAAAAGTCATAAACCATTTCCAAGAAATAAATTTGATAAACCCCAACCCATCAAACTTagataaatttcttttttttgtaatcaagatATATTGAAACGGGACAAAAGTCCAACAAGATTACAAAAGAGGCTAAGTGAAGCCAAAAGGAAAATTACACACCAAATAGAACTTAAGATAAGTGAAGCAAAGGGTTTTTGCTAAACTTGTAGAAGTTACAATTGGGATAGGTAATATTCCCTACATAAGACCACCTCCAAATGAGAGCCTTACACCCCTAAACCACGTCTCTAGCGTTCCAAACACCATTCTTGAAAATGATATCGTTCCTTTTCAACCAAAGACTCCAAATAATTGCCAACCAAATACTCCCCACCTTTCCCTTTTTTATTTTGAGGATAACACAAGAAGAGCACCATTTAATAAAGCTTTCTTTAAAATCGGTAGCCACACAATGGTTCATTCCCAACCAACCGGAAATTTCTTTCCAAACAATCTCCGCCTCGCGGCAACCAATTAGAAAATGAAAAGAAGACTCGGGGGAGCAACCACAAAAATCACAAGAAAGGTTGGAGGAAATATTAAGAATACATCTTTGGAAGAGAAGATCCTTTAAAGGGATTCTATTAACGAATAACCTCCAACCAAAAGCTCTAACTTTAAGTGGAACTTCTACCTTCCATATAGACGAAAAGGCTTTGTCGTAAGCATTATACGGACCGTAGGGAAAGTGCCTTTCACACATAGCGGAATAACACGAGGACACCGAGAAAACATCCGTTTCCGAAGGAGGCCAGACAGCACTGTCGCTCCCATTAAAAATCACTTCATTCCTACATTTCCAAATAGTCCAACAAAATATTAAGCCAAAGAACCAACCCATATCCAAATTAAATTGCAACTTACATGAATTCTCCAAGCAAGTAATCCGCTCCAAAATTGTTCCGACCTTGCATCTGTGCAAAATGcatttttgtttatattattgtaTGATTgggattttgtttgaaaatgaaaactCCATTGCCTACGGCCTAGCCTACATAGACCTAGGCCAGGCCAATCAGACCTTCaaaaaggccaggctcaggccaaaAAAGTAAGCCTACGATAGGCtgcaggccagacttaggctttgaaTTTTTTAGCAAGCCATACTCAAACATGGCAAAGCCCAACTCgtcctagcctattcccacccctacttcCTACCATTAATACAATATTgtcttatttcatttttaaattgcaATTACAGTTGTGATTGTGTAGCTGATATGTTGTTTCCTTTTCAGGATTTATGtacatttttttttgtgtaagcaaggatTTGGTTTAAGGGAGAACTAAGGATTCTCTAACTTTTTTACACGATAAAACGGGAAATACCCGacgaaagagaaaattatccaccaattacacTAGAAGAGAAAAGAAATAGGATCTTTAGAAAACTCATAGAAATAATAATTGGGGTGGGTAATTTTTCCACAAAAAGACCACTTCCAAGCCATAATCTTTATGTTTCAAACCGTGTCATTTAAACTCCATCCCTCTTCCCGGAAACAAACCCTGTTCCTTAACAACCATAACGACTAAGATGTGGCAAGCCAAATAACATCCGCCTTACTATTCTTCACTTTATGTAACCGAAAAAAGTAATGCCAATCCATAAAACTTGACAAAAATTCCTCCTCCAAACTATCCCATTTCCCCACCCAAAGCGCAATTTCGGACCAAATGTGCTTCACCATACTATACGCAAAAAAAGAGTGATTCCTACTTTCTATACCAAaaccacaaaaaacacacttgAGATTATCTAGAGAAAGAGaaatacctctatacaccaaaAGCTCCTTAGTGGGAAGTCTATCTAGAAATAATCTCCATCCAAATGCCTTAATTTTGAAGGGGACTTCCGCCTTCCAGAGAACTCGAAACGCCTCATCATGCTTGATAACGGAACCAAAAGGAATAAAATTCATCGAATATAAATTATAGCACGAGGCCACCGAGAATACCGAGTCATTATTAAATTCCCACGAGACCACATCCATCGAATTCTCTTCCTCTGGACCTCCATAGAGCAACAACCGGTCATATAACAAACCGATCCTCCCCTTAAATCCGgcatcatccaaaaaattcacGGAAATCCCAAAATCTCTCCACTTCCATATACCATCAATCCATCCTCCCATCGCCCCAACCGAAACCCCTTTAAGACGAGAAGATTCAAACAACTCCGAAAAAGCATTCTTCAAAGACTCCTCGTCCAACCAAATAGATTCCCAAAAAGGTGTAGTATACCCATTATGAACATCAAAGTGGAAACAATTAACAATAGGATCCCTATAATAATCTTTTCCAATATGAACAATGTCCCTCCACCAattagaaaaagaagaaaaagaatttttTGTGCAATTTCCTTCACTATAAACGTGGGAAGATAAATCTCCATACCGGGACTTCAAAATTCTAAACCAAAGTGAATTATTCCCTTGAAAAATCCTCCACCTCCACTTGTTTAGAAGCGCTAAATTGAAAGCCGAAATGTTCTTTACCCCCAATCCTCCGTTTTCAAAAGGTAGATTAACCTTTTTCCAACTCACCCAGTAAATCTTTCTATTTTcatcacccccccccccccccccacaaaaACTTTCTTTGAACACTCGTGAACTTTTTCACCACTTTCAAaggcatcttgtaaaaagacatCATGAAAATAGTTAAAGGACTAAGAATAGATTTTTAAAGAGTGATCCTACCTCCCAAATAAAGAAACTGATTCTTCCAACCTCCCAATCTTTTCTTTAATTTGTCTAAAGTAGGATTCCACATTGCCTCCTTCTTTGGATCTTTCCCAATAGGAATACCAAGAAAAAGAAAGTTATTATCCTCCATTTTACAAGAATGAAAATTCGTCGCCGCTTCCATAAAAGAGTTACTAATGTTAATTCCAATCAATTTACATTTGTGATAATTGATGCCAAGACCCGAAACAATTTCAAAAGCTCTAAGAATCATCTTTATAGCCCAAACTTGCTTCCAAGACCCTTCCCCCACAATtaaagtatcatccgcaaattgtaagAAATCCACCTAACAAGATCTTTTAATATCAAATATACTAAATTCCCCCACTTCAATAGATTGCCTCACAAGCCCCACAAGACCTTCCGCCACCAAAACATATAGAAAAGGAGATAGAGGGTCTCCTTGTCTCAATCCTCTACCTACCCCAAATTATTTCGTGGGACTCCCATTCACAAGCACCGACGTGTTACTATTAAACACCAATAGTTCCATTCACCCCATCCATCTCTTACCAAACCCCATTCTCTTCATCATATATCGCAAAAAAAATCAACTAAATTTGTCGTAAGCCTTCTCAAAATTCACTTTAAATAACAAATAATTCCTACCCTCCTTTCTCGCATAATCCACAACTTCGTTAGCCACAAGCACCTCATCCAACAATTGTCTCCCGGgcacaaaagcactttgacaagGAGAAACAATCTCATTTAGCACACCTTTTAACATCCCCGCCAAGAGTTTAGCAACCACTTTGTACATGCAACCCATCAAACATATAGGTCTATAATCATCCAACTTTAAAGGATTTAGAGATTTCAGAATCCAAGTCAAAAAGGATAAAGTGATTGCCTTTGAAAGGACATTTCCGGAATAAAAGAACTCGAAATAGTTAAGAAAATCCTCTTTTAAGAAAGGACAACATTTCTTAATAAAGAGAAAAGTCTAACCATCCGGGCCCGGAATTTTATCAACACCACAACTCCATATAGCCTTCCTAATTTCACTCTCCGAAAAAGGTCTTTCCATCTCCACCGATACCTCTATCAAAATACTCTTGAAAATAATGTCATCCAAGAGCGGCCTATTTTCCTCCGATTCCAGAAACTTATTCCTAAAATGATCCCAAACCTCCTCCCTCACCTCCTCAACCGACTCCACAATCTCTCCCCCCACTTGAATGGGTCTTAAATGATTtaaacttctttttttctttcatcacctTGTGATAAAAACCGCTATTAGCATCTCCTTCTTTCATCCACTTCAATCTAGCCTTTTGAAGAAGCATGTTTTCTTTTAATCTCAAGTTCCTCCATATACGACAAGAAGCTTCTTTTCTCCTATCCAAATTCTCTGCTATAGATTCATCACCCCCCACTTCTAACATAGAATCGGACAAATTAAGCTCTCGGACCCCCTCCTCCACCTCCAAGTCAATTTTCCCGAAAACTTTCGCATTCCAACTTCTTAACTTTTCCTTGAAAAGTCTAAGCTTCTCTTTAAGAATAAAGTCTCCTCTTCCTTCTACTTTTAAACTCTTCCATTCTTTCTCAACAAAGGGCATAAAAGATTCAAGAGAAAACCATTTGTTATTGAATTTGAACGATTTAGGTCTCCAATTAGCAATATCCGACACTAACCACACCGGGCAATAATCCAAGATATCcctctcaccaaccaattgaccaACTACTCCCCATCTATTCACCACATTAACGGAGACCAAGATTCTATCTATTCTACTCATCGATTTCCCATAATCTTACTTGGATTTACGACAACACTCGGCACTGAAACTTCAATCTCTTCCAAGGTCTTTATATAGCCTTCACCTTTTATAAACAATTCTCCACTCCAAAACTTACTCCAATACTTATGAACAACTCAATGTGGGGATGTTTTTATACATGTTGATTTAAAAACTATACATAACACAATTTAACCTTATAAATTTTAGGGAAAATAGCTTTTTctccccctgccatatgggcgagGTTTAAAAAAACCCCtcgtaaaaaaaaaagttgcatggatttccctaactttttcaaatttttttaattttaaccttAAGCAAGACACATCATCAAAAATGCTGATGTggcttatttttttattatttttaattcaaacaAAATGCCACATGTGTTTAATTTTTTTGAACAGACCAAAATACCCtctttattaggtttaaaattcgTGTGTCTACTCTCATGCCCTAGCCATCTTCATCTTGTTCTTTCGTTTTCGTTTCTTCGTTATTTTCCCTTTCTTGTTCCTGTTTAGCGTTCTTGCACCAACTTCTGAAACATGACTAACCCAATTTGCTccaactcaagcatttcttcaaaCCCCAGAATTCCTAAATGCCGCCATAACAAGAACATGAAAATGTTTGTTTCAAAATCGTTGGCAAATCCTTGAAGAAAGTACTGGAAGTGTATGTTCTGGGGATAAGAGGATGATTGCAACTTATTCCATTGGGATGATGAGTTTTTTGGTGAAATAGAGCCAACATACTATCATGGAGGAGGTGTATATCGAATGAGCAAAATAGAGAAAGATCTTACCAACAACATGGAAGATTTGAAGAAAAAGGTTGATGGcttaaggaagaagatgaattttTTGATAGTTGTCGTTGTTTGTACATGCTTTTCATTTCTACTTGGTTCATGTAACAAGTAGGTTGTAATAGTTGTATGGTCCTGTAAGGTTGCAATAGTTGTATGGTCATGTAACATTTTGAGGTTATAGTGAATACACTTTGAACTTGTAATGGTTGTATCACGATTGACCTTGTATCACGTTGccaaattgtgttgtgtaataAAGTTGGTTGTGTTTGTTACATATAAGTATTTGTTACTTTGGAGTTCTGATTGTTATATAAGTAAGGGCCTATAAGTAATGGTATATAGTTTTGATTGTTTCAAAATAgcattgtggacctccgtttttttcgtgccatacctctgagcgggagagatacgtgaactgactcttttttatcgcttatgctttcgcattttttgaaaattcacagagtcgccaccgaccttttattttatccaattaaggaaaggtttataaaagaaacagaaaaaagacctttaagaaattctgggtaagggggtaggttatacaaagggaaggtgttagcaccctttatatccatggttatccatgggctcttaagtttgcttagctcacttgtttttcgatcatttttcaattgctttagaatgctcatatgtggtttcaaatacctttgtaaattgaattttgtaatgatccttgtgttgatgtatacaaaatgtttgtttatctttcgaaagatgttttgaaaagaacgttaactttgtaatgatccgtgtttggatgtatacaaaatattgtctttttcgaaagttttgttttgaaaaacaacagtgtatgagaattttgtttgttttgatttgagcaagcaaactaggaggtctaccctgagttgtaaggtctttatccttatttcctttaaaaatctatcctttcaccggatacaaacaaaaggttcgattttgtactcgaaacagtggaattttgactttgattttgaaaagaatgagaagggattaccttaagaggtgcaagtgtgattgtgtttatattcagatattttatctttgaagttagtgatctaacggttcaattttatctttgacatacacgcagtttatatttgctggaaattaaaatgcggaaatgtaaagtgcggaaagtaaatctacgctattacatcgattgtgcaggaaatgtaaactagtctatttacatgaatttgacatcctatacatttatctaggaatttaaattgcaagaaaataaaaggcatgtttttggattcttttttatgattgattttaattataattaatgcatgattaattaaattaaaatgaagaaaaaagatgaaaataaatttaaacctagaaattaagtttaaaaaatgtacaaaatatttgtcaattaattttaaaacaaaactaatttttttggaatttttgaaattgatttgaaattgattaagctaattaaaacataattatgcaaataattatacaaataattaaaacttaaagagaaaattatcctaaatatgtacaaaattagtttataacatataaacaatatttaatataaagaacaattttttttatgattttttgattggttagaataattaaaaagcaaatatataaatatatactaattaattatgcaaaatattgaaattttgaagaaaaataaaatatttttatttcagaaaataatatattattttagaagtctaaaaatattttttgtgtattttttggatttttaaaactatttttaattaattttgcaaagaaaattaaaataaaatagaaaataaaaggatacatgatcatgtgtgattaatctgagagtccatggtatggggattcattctgatgcgttggatgagtcattaaatgagatcagatggcccagatattgaggcacgtggtaaaagttacacctgcaaagcacataatcagagacaaatttaaaaaaagcacgcgcgcgtctgaaccaatggggggaagacacgttttcgtcttcaacctccagacaacacCTTTGACagtgcttttgtaaaaaagcgctataataagtgatgcttaaacctgcaaaatagcgaataggtgtaaacgtgaatataaatttggcgcgacatgcccattcaattcgtctagtccatacgaattcaatggtaccacttagaacctgtaattttgcttatttcagaaagccctaatttggagagtatgaaccctaaaatggtaacttcgtatataagcaaccaaaccttaattaaatgtccagaaacgatctacacaccacactaagttcaaatatatgtctacatcttgctagatatgcgtgtgttatgagatataagttagttttagtttgaacaaaccgtggcctaggtagctcgatttatgaggtttcaagacttggaaatgattgagatatgttcagtgatgcttgaggaaggtattagaatgtttagtttgtatggaaagtgactggaattcaaaattcgaatttgagatttctttgaaaagtttcaagtgattacaagtgtgttacaagcaaggctttgtttctgaacttgtctctcttcattactgaagtatgctagcctatatataagcattgaagtgcttaaaatctaagctagaaagcaataagtgctttgttgaatttttgactttttccacatgtgtagcttggcatttaagccactatggcttgattttcttctctccctctgctgtactttggcttgggacagagttgaatgattctcttgatgagtcatgcttggaattcaagctatgcattatccttccattttcctttttaaatttaatcttatatgtgataaaattaaatcaaaaatggataaaaatgatgtgggctttgtcttggtcgtgggaggcccattatattatggaaatgatgtttgaaccatgaaaacttggccccatttggaaaaaatacatttttgagcaatgttgatttcatgcattttcccaaaatttagccaacttcaacaaggtgtaaatccctcaatttttgtcatatgaaggagatcttgcactttttggaaacctcaaagagtcctctaaccaatgtctttggtctcatgtcaaaatgatttttgatgctccttgtgtgtccttttgaaaaaagtgtctttttgttgactttgaaaatgacctgtaatgtctttggtcatatttttcaaatggtgaatgcaatgaccatgggatcaattgcatttggaagataattgaatttccttcaaaatgagctttggtttgaattttttggatgaaggatgagagagttatgaccagtcaaagttgagttgacttttcaggcaaaaaccctaattttgaatcttagggttttgttgatttttgatctttccttgatgaattatgatcatccaatgatcaaatgatgaatcctttgacaaaatatggactttgacaaaaaaattcatttttgactgtctgttgactttttggtcaaacgggtcgtctgttgactgtttgagctgctgacggtgcgtctgagtgaattgaagtttgaaaatttgtatgatggtactttgagatatatggatgtgcatgaaatccacttgaggtctcaaaagcttgtttctcctgtaaaaagaagaaaaccctagtcagggactgtttgtgtaggagaccgttaagcgtacctgatttttgtgcagtgttgagtctctgctaatcgcgtgatattcagaagacttctagaacaaaaatcttggaattttgaattgtaaaagattgatttgattgatggtacaaaacactgagaattgtactgccagcagtttggctgtcaactgactgttcaggtacagtctgagtttcctgattctgcgcctgcaaaaagatttaactctgtaccaattgtgtgagtactatttatctgtaaataaataaatagcatgtgtgaaataataaacagtatttggcgtttgcgtaagaataaattcaactgcaagccaaattactgtataagaaaaattctaaaaactaagtatttcatatgtcaggatatttgttgaaataaaaatccatgattatatgagactcttaattttcagattggagttttcttgaaaaaagatgcgggcaaattttggggtataacaagcaTGTTCCAAAACAAGTAATGGTACATAAGTAATGGTAACAAAATAGCatgtttcaaaataaaattacaatcacaatgacacattaTGTGCCTTACACATTAGTAGCATTCATAGCAGCATCAAAATAACATTACAACCAAAAGGTTCAAAATAGATAATAAAGCACATTATGTGCTTAACAAAAGATAGAAAACAAAGCACACTATGTTCTTAATGTTCAAAATGAAACAACATGAGACCCTATTACTGAGTCATTCTCCTAGCAATATCCTCCCACTTGCTTTTTTCTTGTTTGAATTGTTGATAGTAGGCTCATCATCAAAAGCCAAAGGAGCATCTGGGGTTGAACCTGGCCCACCAATTCTTTTTGCATTCCTCACTTCTTTCAACCTCTCACTGCACCTCTTCCTTCTCACAATCTGAGCACTCTTCTTCTTATCAGGCCTTGGTGCAGGCTTTTATGCAGGATCTGGTACAGGCTTTGGTGCATTTTGTGTTGCAACTGGTTCAGCAACTGGTGCAGTCTATGTTGCAACTGGTTCAGCAACTGGTGCAGTCTGTGTTACAACTGGTTCAGTCTATGTTGGATTGTAAACTTGTGATTGTTGTTCTTCAAATTCATTCATCATCTCGTCAAGTAGTGCATCTAATTCTGGGTCATTTTCTGGTTCAGCAGCATTATTTGGTGCAATATTTTCCACAGTTGGTGCAGTAGAATTTTCTAGTGCAGATGTAGAGGGCTTGGACCTTGGTTTCTTCCTCTATATAACAAACAAGCATAAATAACAAGCATAAAATGAAAAGCATAAAAACAAGCATAACATAACTAGCATACCTTTCTCTTCAATGCATTAGGATTTTGCTCCTTGCTCTtacactttcttgagttatgaCCAAGTTTGTCACACTTTGTGCATCTATATGCCACACCAAGTCTCCTCATCCTTGAACCACTTTCATATTGTTCGCTAAACCTCAACTTTTTAGGCCTGCTAGGTCCCTTCTTATATTGAGGTGGCAACATTTCCTCAACATCCACAGTAGGTCACATGTCCATGCTATTGATTGGAGAAACATTATTTTCATAGCATGTTTTGTAAGCATCTCTAATATAGCAAGGGTCAACGAATGTTTCAGGTTCCAAATTTTGATATTGCATTGCTGATACAGCATGCCTACATGGGATGCCCAGAAGCTCTCAAAAACCACATGAACATGTCTTCTttccaagatcaacaacaaacTGCAGACCATTGTATGGATGATGTACTTGCCACAAATGTCCCATACTCCATGTTGGTATCCATTCTCCACTCAACATAGTTTTTTTATCTAACCTTTTCCTAGGATTAGGCATAACATTGTGTTTCCATTTGTCAAGCTTAACTAGACTATTGGTTATCCTATTCATTAAATAGTTTCTAATCCATTATAACATTGTAAGTATTGGTTTATCCCTATCTTGCAAAATAGTGCTATTAAAATATTCAGTCAAGTTATTCATCAAAACATTACATTTAGGGTAAAAGCTAAAGTAATGCTTACACCACAACTTGGTAGGCACTCCCATCAACCACTCCCATGCTTTTTTGTCCATCTGCTTAAGTTCATTCATCTTTTTCTCCCATGCCTGAAAGTAAGTAGCTTTGCCAACTCCCATCAATAGGTCCCTAATTGTTGCTCCACCACCAAACTTCTTCTTGAAATTTGCATATAGATGTCTGAGGCAAATTCTATGTTCGATATGCTCAAACATCTCCTCAAAGACACTCACAAGACCCTGAAATGGAAACAGGTGACATATTATGTAATGAGATGAACACATATTTAGATCTAGTGAATAATTGCATAAATATCTAGATCTGTATACCTTATGATGATCTGAGATGAACACATATTTTCTTTCAAAACCAATTTCTTCCATGAGCAACTGCATAAACCATTTTCAGCTGTCCTTagtttcagtctcaactacaccAAAAGCCAAAGGATAATATTGGTCATTTGGATCCCTTGCAATAGCTACTAGTAACTGTCCTCCATATTGGGTCTTAAGGTGGCACCCATCTACTCCAATAAAAGGTCTACATGCCTTAGTAAATCCTTTTTTACAACCATCAAAGCAAACATAAAACCTTTCaaatcttgattgtatggttggCAATGGCCTCAAAGTGTTAATCTTGACAGTATTACCAGCACAATGCTTGTTTAGCTCAGCTGCATAACTCCACAGCATGTTGTATTGCTCCTTTGCATCCCCTTTAATGATTTTCTCTGCCATTGATTTAGCTCTCCAAGCCTTGCCTAGGATTATGCCAACTGAGTATTTTTGGCGCAGTTCAGAAATGATTTCACTAACTTTAACTTTACCTTGTGACTTCGTCTTTTCAACAACTAGTTTATATACCCATTTGGCATTAGCATATCTGTTATTTAATACCCTTGCACATGTGTGTGTCCCCACCAAAGTTTTTATTTGATAAGTTTCTCTGTCCCCCACTTTACTACACAAGGCTAAAAAACCACAATTACCCTTCTTACACATTACCCTAACCCTGTAGCCCTCATTCTTGACAAATGTTATATCTCTTCTATTTAACACAGACCACTCCCTAATTGCATCCTTAAATTCAGCCAGAGATTTGAATTCCATACCTAACTTGAATTGGAAGTCCTTGTTGAGAAGCTCACCTCTGAATTGCTCATACTTTGACTTGGGGGGTCTCTCATCCTCCTTCTCACTTTCATCAGGGTCTGAACTATCCAGCTCTTCGCTATCATAATCAACCTCACTCTTTCCAAAGTTATTTGCATTCCTCCTTGAAGAAGTTCCCAACACAGATTTTGGAACCATAACATTCATCTTGGTACCCCTCTTTAAGGGTGACATCTTCTTAGGATCCTTGGATGCCATCATCTTGAACTTCAATGATTTACCATTTACCTCAATGCTATTCCTACTTACAGGTATTTCTACTTCCACTCGCTTAAAGTGTTCATCTTCTACTTCACatgctctttcttcttcactgtcATCAAATCTTATGTCATCATCATCAGTAGTGTCATCTTCACTGCAGTCATTAAACATTTCAACATCAGGGTTCAAAACCTTGGTCCTAATGTCTTGAACCCCATGTTCTATCTAAATGTGTCCATCCACTTTACAAGACATGCAGTGATTGGCAATGTCTCCAGCTTGTGTATCATCAACAACATGAGTTAACCCTTCGTCCACTTGTGGAATCTTCCTCCAAAGCCTAAAGCCATCATAACCCCTGTCTTTGACCAAACCGACAACTTCAAAGAAACACCACTTATCAGAGTCTTGACCTTCAATGATGGTTTCACTCCCTCCCCTATAAAACGTGTGATTTTCATGCACAAAATTTCCTCCATGATGAAAGATTACACTGAAACAACCCATTTATGCAAATACACAGTAATCTATCAATGTAATATCTAACAATGCTACTTCAATGACATTTCCACAAATGACCGTAAATATCGTACCTTAAGGAAGAAACGCGCCCT is part of the Vicia villosa cultivar HV-30 ecotype Madison, WI linkage group LG2, Vvil1.0, whole genome shotgun sequence genome and encodes:
- the LOC131650861 gene encoding uncharacterized protein LOC131650861, whose protein sequence is MILRAFEIVSGLGINYHKCKLIGINISNSFMEAATNFHSCKMEDNNFLFLGIPIGKDPKKEAMWNPTLDKLKKRLGGWKNQFLYLGDYYRDPIVNCFHFDVHNGYTTPFWESIWLDEESLKNAFSELFESSRLKGVSVGAMGGWIDGIWKWRDFGISVNFLDDAGFKGRIGLLYDRLLLYGGPEEENSMDVVSWEFNNDSVFSVASCYNLYSMNFIPFGSVIKHDEAFRVLWKAEVPFKIKAFGWRLFLDRLPTKELLVYRGISLSLDNLKCVFCGFGIESRNHSFFAYSMVKHIWSEIALWVGKWDSLEEEFLSSFMDWHYFFRLHKVKNSKADVIWLATS